The region AAGGTAAAGATGCGGATTACGATTGGCAATCCGCTGTACAAGCTCGGATTTGATCATGGGCCCCGTCCAGAAAAATTTTCTTCGTAGTTTCAATTGGTCCCGTTAACTTGCCAAATCGACAATAGACCGTCAAGCATACGCTCTTGTGCGCTCTTCGCGGCATGGTCAAGAACGACGCTCAGACCGCCAAGACCCAGGGCTTCGGCGGCGCGTGCTGAAAAGCTCAAGATGCCCAAACGTTCCAATGTGCGGTCCTGTTTCCAGTCCCGTACCGGCAAATCTTTCGTTACATTTTTCTCTTTTTGAAGCCAATCGATGGCCTCTCGCTCTCCGCCGAGACGATCGACGAGATGCACTTCCATTCCCTGCCGGCCAGTGAATACCCGGCCATCCGAGACGACCTGCAGTTGCTCGTCCGACATCGCCCGGCGCTCCTTTACGAGCGCCTTGAACCAAGTAAAACTATCATCGACGAGCGAGGCGAGTGCGGCCCGCGCTTCGGGGCTCGTTGGCTCAAACCCGTTCGGCGACGCCTTGAGCGGTGAGGATTTCACATCCTCGACTTTCACCCCCACCGTGTCGAGCAATTTGGTAAAATTCGGATATTGCACCAGCACCCCGATGGAGCCAACGAGAGCATTGCCGAGCGCAAAAATTTGATCAGCCCCAATAGCAGCGATATAGCCGCCGGAGGCCGCCATGCTGCCGACCACAGCAACCGTTGGTTTCTTGGCCGTGAGGCGACGGATGGCATCGTAGAGCCGTTCCGCTCCCGAAGTGGTGCCGCCCGGGCTGTCAATTGTAATCAGAACCGCCGCAACGCTCTTGGAATCCTCTATTTTTTGAATCAATTTCAATGTTTCGCGATCGCCCGTGATGATTCCTTCAATCGCAAGTCTCGCAATATGGGGGGTGAAGCTCAAGGACGCATCCGTCCCAAAAAGGCGAAGACCCGAAACAATAAGGGCCACGATCAGCGCCGAGAACGCAGCAATGCGCCAATAGGACACTCTGCGCTGCAAACTCCGGCGCTCCGCAAGGTAATCCGCAAAAAAGGGTGATGCCATAGCAATTCACTGGTCGGGGATTTTCCGGCGCCGCCGGGCTCGAGCCAGCGGCTTACTCTTGGATCGTAACTAAAGCAGGTTTGCGTTGATCGGACAACCCGCCGGAGATAATTCCACCAGAGCCTGTCTCTTTAGCCCCTGCTTAGCACCCTACCCTCTTCCTAGCGCGCCAAAACGCACCCAAGCAGAGGAACGAGACGACTGAAACGCGGCCTCGGCTTCCGCAACAAAGCCATCAACCTCGGGAACCTCTTAAAATCACAAAAAACCCGCGCGAAATATCCGCGCGGGCCAGGAGCCGCTAAAACTCTAACCGCACGAATTTTCAATCGTCCGTCTTTGCCTTCGTGTCTTTTTTAGGCGCGTCCTCTCGCGCCTTTAGCGCGGCACCGAGAATATCGCCAAGTGAGGCACCGGAATCAGCGGATCCATATTGCGCAATCGCTTCCTTTTCCTCAGCCACTTCCAGGGCTTTGATCGAGACAGAAATCTTGCGGGCGCGGCGGTCGAAAACGGTGACCCTTGCATCGACCTTCTCACCAACAGCGAAGCGCTCGGTCTTCTGATCGGCCCGGTCCCTGGCGAGTTCGATACGTTTGATGAAGGCGGTCAAATCTGTCCCGATAATCTTGACATCGATTCCGCTCTCTTTCACTTCCAGAACCTCGCAAGTGACGACCGACCCTTTCTTAATGTCCGGGCCCTCATCTCCGGGTTTCACGCTCGTGTCGCCAGGCGGCTGCACCGCGAACGGATCGGAGGTGAGCTGTTTGATGCCAAGCGAAATGCGCTCTTTCTCAACATCAACATCGAGGACTTTGGCTTTGACGGTATCACCCTTCTTGAAGGCCTCAATAATTTGTTCGCCGGGTTTGGTCCAATCCAGGTCGGAGAGATGAACCATGCCATCGACATCGCCGTCGAGACCGATGAAAAGACCAAATTCAGTCTTATTCTTGATCTCGCCCTCGACTTCCGAACCGGCCGGATATTTCTCGGCGAACGCTTCCCAAGGATTGACAAGGGTCTGCTTCAAGCCGAGCGAAATACGGCGCTTGACGGGATCAACTTCGAGAACCTGAACCTCAACCTCCTGGCTCGTCGCAACGATCTTGCCGGGATGCACGTTCTTTTTGGTCCAGGACATTTCCGAGACATGGATAAGCCCTTCGATTCCCGGCTCAAGTTCAACGAACGCACCGTAATCGGTGATGTTCGTCACCCGGCCTTGGAACCGCGCACCGAGCGGGTATTTCGCCTCGATGTTCTGCCAAGGATCTTCGAGGAGCTGCTTCATGCCAAGCGAGATCCGATGGGTGTCGTGATTGATCTTGATGATTTTGACACGTACCGTCTGGCCGATGGACAGGACCTCGGTTGGGTGATTGACACGCCGCCAGGCGACGTCCGTCACATGTAGGAGCCCATCAATGCCGCCGAGATCAACGAAGGCGCCATAATCGGTGATGTTCTTCACGACACCGTCGATCACCTGACCTTCGGCGAGATTTGCGACGATTTCATGCCGCTGTTCGGCGCGGGATTCCTCAAGTACGGTTCGGCGCGAAACGACGATATTGCCACGGCGGCGATCCATCTTCAAAATTTGGAACGGCTGCGGCGTTTGCATCAACGGCGTCACATCGCGGATCGGACGGATGTCAACTTGACTGCGCGGCAGAAACGCGACGGCGCCATCAAGGTCGACGGTAAATCCGCCTTTCACCTGATTGAAGATAATGCCCTCGACCTTCTCTTGTTTCTCGAAGGCCTTCTCGAGTTTGACCCAGCTCTCTTCGCGCCGCGCCTTGTCACGCGAGATGACGGCCTCACCAAGCGCGTTTTCGATCCGCTCAAGATAAACCTCGACCTCGTCACCGACAGCGAGCTTGCCCTCGCGCCCAGGGCCTTGAAATTCCTTTAGCGGGACACGGCCTTCCGTCTTTAGACCGAGATCGATGACGGCAACGTCTTTTTCTATCGCAACGACGAGGCCCTTAATAACCGACCCCTCGAAGGCTTCGTTCTGGCCGTAGCTTTCATCGAGAAGTGCCGCAAAATCCTCGCGCGAAGGCGCGTAGGTATTGGTGGAAGTCATTTGTTCTCCTGATTGCCCGAATGCGGGCGGCGCCGGGGGTTTGGGTTGGTTGCGCTTCTATCCGCCATCGTTTGTCGGCATTACGACAAACCACCGCTCAAGAGCGGGCCGGCGCTGGGACGGCGGAAGAAACAGGGTTTAGGGCTGCTATGTAGCAAGCAGCAGCTGCGGCGGCAAGGGGAGAGGCCAAGTTTCCGTAGTATTAGGTCTGTCTGGGCCGACCCGCGATAACTCATCGGTTTGGATGTTCGGGCAGCTTTTGGTTCAAGGGGCGGCTTGAATGCCGCCCCCGAAATCGGTCGATCACTGAGATCAACGGCTCAATACGACGATTTCCCCGGCGATGGGCGCCGTGGCTAATTTTCTAAGGATTTTAGAGGTCGGTTGCAGCGGACTCGCTCAGCCGAATGATCTTCAAGGTTGCCGTCCCTTGTTCAATCATTCCGATTGCGGCTGCGGCTCCCTTCGCGAGGTCGAGATCACGCCCCCGTACGAAGGGGCCTCGATCGTTAATACGCACGATCACCGAGCGGCCTGTTGCGGGATTGGTCACCTGAAGCCGCGTGCCAAATGGCAAGGTTCTGCTCGCGGCTGTAAACCCATGTTGATCGAATCGCTCTCCCGAGGCCGTTCGGCTACCGGACGAATAGAACGAGGCTTTGATGAAAGTTCCCTCATGAGAACTGGCATGAGAAACCGTGGAGAATAGTGATATAAACGAGAATGCGATAGTTGTTACACTTGATAATCTCAACACATCTGCCCTTTTCTGTGAACGACAGGGTGCAGATACATTGAGATTGTGACCAGAAAGAGATTTACAAAATACAAGATAGTTCTAGTTAATAATAATATCTGACGTTGTTCTACAGTAAAGCTTACAAACGTAACAAAATTTGTAAATCTATTGGTATATTCATTATTTGTTCTAATAGAAAACTTACTTATTTCAACCAATTAGACAAATAGGACCCCGTTCTTCACGGAACCCTTTAGCTTTAGCTTTCTGAGGGAGCTTTTCATAAAAAACGCATTGAATAAATCTTAGCAGGTATCCGGTCTGACTTGCCGAGCCATGGCCGCATCCACGAATTGCGGCAACGCTCTCACCCCTCGACACTCGGCAGGTCGAAAATCGCCCGCACTGCGCGCTTCGCTCGTAAGAAATTTTCGCCGGCAAGCGCGGTAGGGCTAATCCTCGAACATGCCTTCCAAGGCGTAATGGTGAATGGTCTTCCGGTTGGCGATTAGTTCCGTAACGGTGGGTTCGCCTTTCATGG is a window of Methylocapsa sp. D3K7 DNA encoding:
- the sppA gene encoding signal peptide peptidase SppA, which codes for MASPFFADYLAERRSLQRRVSYWRIAAFSALIVALIVSGLRLFGTDASLSFTPHIARLAIEGIITGDRETLKLIQKIEDSKSVAAVLITIDSPGGTTSGAERLYDAIRRLTAKKPTVAVVGSMAASGGYIAAIGADQIFALGNALVGSIGVLVQYPNFTKLLDTVGVKVEDVKSSPLKASPNGFEPTSPEARAALASLVDDSFTWFKALVKERRAMSDEQLQVVSDGRVFTGRQGMEVHLVDRLGGEREAIDWLQKEKNVTKDLPVRDWKQDRTLERLGILSFSARAAEALGLGGLSVVLDHAAKSAQERMLDGLLSIWQVNGTN
- the rpsA gene encoding 30S ribosomal protein S1, whose product is MTSTNTYAPSREDFAALLDESYGQNEAFEGSVIKGLVVAIEKDVAVIDLGLKTEGRVPLKEFQGPGREGKLAVGDEVEVYLERIENALGEAVISRDKARREESWVKLEKAFEKQEKVEGIIFNQVKGGFTVDLDGAVAFLPRSQVDIRPIRDVTPLMQTPQPFQILKMDRRRGNIVVSRRTVLEESRAEQRHEIVANLAEGQVIDGVVKNITDYGAFVDLGGIDGLLHVTDVAWRRVNHPTEVLSIGQTVRVKIIKINHDTHRISLGMKQLLEDPWQNIEAKYPLGARFQGRVTNITDYGAFVELEPGIEGLIHVSEMSWTKKNVHPGKIVATSQEVEVQVLEVDPVKRRISLGLKQTLVNPWEAFAEKYPAGSEVEGEIKNKTEFGLFIGLDGDVDGMVHLSDLDWTKPGEQIIEAFKKGDTVKAKVLDVDVEKERISLGIKQLTSDPFAVQPPGDTSVKPGDEGPDIKKGSVVTCEVLEVKESGIDVKIIGTDLTAFIKRIELARDRADQKTERFAVGEKVDARVTVFDRRARKISVSIKALEVAEEKEAIAQYGSADSGASLGDILGAALKAREDAPKKDTKAKTDD
- a CDS encoding septal ring lytic transglycosylase RlpA family protein; the encoded protein is MSLFSTVSHASSHEGTFIKASFYSSGSRTASGERFDQHGFTAASRTLPFGTRLQVTNPATGRSVIVRINDRGPFVRGRDLDLAKGAAAAIGMIEQGTATLKIIRLSESAATDL